A region of Moorena producens PAL-8-15-08-1 DNA encodes the following proteins:
- a CDS encoding sodium/proline symporter — protein MPKQVGIALTFIIFLLLFTAVGIYSATRKQNTTTDYLLASRNVNPWLTALSAMATGQSGFLFIAQVGFAYKIGISSLWLTIGWAIGDYLAWYFIFKRLRQLSEETASDTVSSFLSQNMKGSRLIAIISAIIIIIFLGSYAAAQLVAGSKALNAVFGWNYNLGIIIGAVIVVIYCFSGGIRASIWTDALQATIMIGSLLLLLVVAVASCGGTEQLWQSLAAIDPALINWNSSQQPWGFAPFFIGWVVAGFGVVGQPHIMVRAMAIDSADNIAFARNLKAALGLVTSISAMGIGLAGRVLMPDLLASGDPELALPYLSLKLLPVVLVGLMLAGLFSATMSTADSQILSCSAAITQDIFPTAAQSYKLAKVGTLTVTAVVLAMALFGNNNVFALVTFSWSALASGLGPLLILRVWQRPVNLITAIAMMGIGIATALIWNLGLDLSSAIYEVLPGMAAGMAVYGIDQFLKHPK, from the coding sequence GTCGCAATGTCAACCCTTGGCTGACAGCACTGTCGGCAATGGCAACTGGTCAAAGTGGCTTCTTGTTCATCGCTCAAGTCGGTTTTGCCTACAAAATAGGCATTTCCTCCCTGTGGCTGACCATTGGTTGGGCAATTGGAGACTATCTTGCTTGGTATTTTATTTTCAAACGGTTGAGACAGCTCTCTGAGGAAACTGCTTCAGATACCGTCTCCTCCTTTCTCAGTCAAAATATGAAAGGGTCCCGTTTAATTGCCATTATCTCTGCTATAATAATCATTATATTTCTAGGTTCCTACGCCGCAGCCCAACTGGTAGCAGGAAGCAAAGCACTCAATGCGGTGTTCGGATGGAACTATAATTTAGGCATCATTATAGGAGCAGTAATTGTAGTTATCTACTGCTTTTCTGGGGGAATTCGCGCCTCAATTTGGACCGATGCCCTACAAGCAACAATCATGATCGGTTCCTTGTTACTGTTGTTAGTGGTGGCGGTTGCGAGTTGTGGTGGAACCGAGCAACTGTGGCAATCTTTGGCAGCCATTGATCCAGCCTTAATCAACTGGAATTCTTCTCAGCAACCATGGGGATTTGCACCTTTCTTTATCGGTTGGGTAGTAGCTGGTTTTGGTGTGGTGGGACAACCCCACATTATGGTGCGTGCTATGGCAATTGACTCAGCCGACAACATTGCTTTTGCCAGAAATCTCAAAGCTGCTTTGGGGTTAGTAACCTCTATCTCGGCGATGGGGATTGGCTTAGCAGGGCGAGTGCTGATGCCTGATTTGTTGGCTTCGGGGGATCCAGAATTGGCACTTCCTTACCTATCGTTGAAATTGTTACCAGTGGTTTTGGTGGGATTGATGCTCGCTGGGCTGTTTTCCGCCACTATGTCCACAGCAGATTCTCAAATACTCTCTTGTTCAGCTGCCATAACCCAAGATATTTTTCCCACTGCAGCTCAATCCTACAAATTGGCAAAGGTAGGAACCCTAACTGTAACAGCAGTAGTTTTGGCGATGGCCTTATTTGGCAATAACAATGTCTTTGCTTTAGTAACTTTTTCTTGGTCGGCTCTGGCTTCAGGTTTGGGTCCTTTATTAATCTTGAGAGTTTGGCAGCGACCAGTCAATCTAATCACAGCGATCGCAATGATGGGAATTGGGATTGCTACAGCGTTGATTTGGAATTTAGGACTTGATTTGTCCAGTGCTATTTATGAAGTGCTTCCAGGTATGGCTGCAGGAATGGCAGTCTATGGAATTGATCAGTTTTTGAAACATCCTAAATGA